ATCATTACACTTCTAAAGCATAACAGAGGCAATATGAAAATAGAAGTTACCAGAAAGCATTATGGTCGTCCTAGTTAATATTTCTAGCTTTAATTTGACGGAAAAAAAGTAGGCGCAATGTTAATCCAAAgtcaattaatttaattttttatcaTTGACAGTTCTAATAatgctttcttttcttttgtaaGTAGCGCCAGTTATAAACCACTTTGGCAGTTTGCATTTACCTGCTATCAGTATTATTTCTTCATTATAAGCCACTCTTGGGTTTTTGAATCTCTGCACTGTTAGAGAGTATGCTTTTgcattgttttgttatttttgttttgtgtccaGTCGGCATCTTGTAGCAGAAATGAAGCTATTTTCTTATAGACTGAATCAAGCAGTTGTAAGGTGAAGTCGTTTTGTCAGTTGAATGGATGCAGTAGTAGTGTTAATTTATCTATGCATTGTGATATAAGTAGTTTGTTTCAGGGGTACATTGGGCTGAATGTTTCTTCATGTCCATAAATCTGCAGTTTAATCCACAATTTTGTGTGTACAGACAGGATTCTTGCCTATTTGAACCATCATTAGTTTGTGAAATCAGAATTAGTAAAACTTAATGTCCAGCATCATAGGAGACATTCACTTCTGTCTTTCTTGTAAATTGATTAGCAAATAGCCTTTAAAGTCTATTACCTGACCTCTTAACACTTGTGAATCAGTGCTGAAAAACAAAGCTTGTAATTTCATTTTGTCAAAAGGCAATAATTTGTAGATATGTACAGATTTATTTTGTCTCTCCCCAATTGAACATAGTTTTGTTCGTTTTTTGGATTTATTTTAGATCTTCCATTTTAGAAAGAATTTACACCCAGATACCAAGAGACTGCTTAACCACGCATGACCGCTGTCTTCTCTTCCCAATTCTGAAGTAACTGCTACACTGATTATCATTGGTATTATTACTCAATGTTGCATTTTCTTTGTGTTAATCTTTTAAGTCATGTGTAAAAGACTCATCTTCCCTTTTTACAACGAaacgaaaagaaaaaacagtaaAGTGTCTCTGTTTAGCCTCGATGGTTTAGATGGCTGTAGCCGCTGTCTGTGGAGAGCTAGTTTCTCTTTGAAAAATGCAATGTGCAGTAAAATGCAGTAGAtcctagggctgctcgattatgggaataaatcataatcacgattactTTGGTCaacattgaaatcacgattattcaaacgattatttttgagtttaaaaacatgtatttattcagcatgtctccgAATTCTTTTTTTGTAACAACTTTCGCcttaaaatacacaaaatgatcaaaaatgtaatgttccaatctaaaatgataaacatatttgattatgttaattttgtgatcgttttgACGCTGAAATCGAAATcgtgatcaaaattcgattaattgcccagccctagtagATCCTCTCGGCTCTTCTAGCGTTAGCAGTGCAGTGATAATTTATTTTGCCTGTCCTTTTTGTACAAATACAGACAAACTGTCCGAATGTAAAGGCCATTGACTTAAAAGTaggctattttttattttaccaccCATCTCGAAAAATGTGACCTTTTATTGATAACTGGTATCGGAATTGTGTGTGTACGCAAGCACTAACACATTTTTGTTTTTGGAGTTAAACAAGGAAAAGGTATAGCAGTTGTGGTTTTAAGAATACATTTAAGTCCTTTGGTGATAAAGAAAAATACCTTTTTTGTGAATAAAAAACTACAAAACTTATGTATATCCAGAAATATAGACAATCAAAACATTCACTATCAGAAAATGTTCAAAAATCTATCTTTATTGTTTATAAAAAATTGTACATAGTcatgttattttcttttgttaaacattattttgtattttctgttGTACTTTAATAACTTGTGTACAGATCCAGAAATAAAGCTCTGGAAAAGGTTCTGTTCTTGCTTTACTCATTAAACCGCTGCAATGATGAGCTATATCTGCATAGAAACTGGCATGACAAATATTACAATTATTGTTCATAACCCCCACAGAATCATGCTGTGATGCTGTGGgtttcaatgttcaatgtcatGCAATCTGTTAATGGGGTACCTTAGGGATAACCTTTTTATAGGGAGATTACAAGTATATTGTAATTGGTTTGTCTACATCTTTAAGTTAACTTCTGAAAAGGGTGGCCTTTTAGCAATTTTGAATCATAAATGCATATAAAATGCACATATAATATTAAAAACTACCTTTTTAGGGGTATTGCCAGAGTAAGGAAGTCCTCAGCCAGAGTAACATCTACACCGCTACCTTGGAGGGCGTCTTCAGCCTGTCTTTTGAGCAGGAGAATGTCATCGTCATCCCCTTCCTTCTGCAGGGCACAAGGCTTGTACCTTTGACTGAAATGATACAAAACCAGCTTTTGCGCAACGCAAGCCAAGGCTACTGCGGCAGCCATCTTTGGGGTGCTGTGCCCGTGTTCCACTGCTTTTTCCTGCTGCTCATCTGCAAGTGTGGCTTCGTGCACTAAAATGTCTGCTCTGTGGCATGCCTTCAGCGGTCCTTCTCCAACAATGGCACTGCAGTCCCCTAAAATACAGATTTTCCTCCCTGGAATAGCTTCTTCCATGACTTCCCCAGACAGTAGCACACGGCCGTTCTCCAGGGTCACGGGTTCCCCAGCCTTCAGACGGCCATACTGGGGTCCGGGGTTGAGGCCTAGAGGCGTTAAGGATTATTCACGTTACAAGCAGCGCTGCACAGACCGTGTCACTGTTAGTTATGTCATCATTTTGGTCCACTGTACCGCTAGGTTCTGAaaaatcatacatttttttacttGTGTCAACATTAACAGATCCAAGTCCAGGCCCTGCTGTGTTTGGATGGTATGTGTATGTGAAATTCTCTTTGATGCACTGTTGTTATTGAGATTAATAGTAGTACTCAGCCATGCACTTAGCCAAGCAAACGTCAACTTGTCCCTCACATTAGAATAACAATTTATAGAAAATGCATTaaacgtcattaaaaaaaaagctgcTTTACCTAACTCTTTCAACAGCTCTGTGTTGAGTCTGCCAGGTCGGTCATGCTCCTGAACGCAGAAGCCAAAGGAGGGTACGCGGTGGAACAACCTGAAGGCCTTCACCACAAACCTCTTGTCTTGAAAAAGCATGTAGCAGTCGGTGGACACGTCCAGGGAGACGCGCCTCCCCAGCTGCTCTTGAGGATGCAGCGCACCAGACTCTGAAGTCATCTTCAAAGACGGGAAACATCGAGGAAAAACTCAGAAGCAGGTGGCATGCTAGTTTATTATGGGATGACGTGCATCTCAATTTACTTTAAgtcttgttttgtgttgtttacaGGTTGCACATTGCAacatttatatttcaaaatgtGACACAAACCTCAAAGCTCAGCTGACCTTCGGGTGGACTCTGGTCAGGCAGAGTTTCAAGCTCATGAACTACATTGAAAGAAAGTATCACAGTAAACATACACCTTAATCAGATCACCATAACGTTAAATATAAAATACTTAAGAGATAGTAGTAGTTTGATATTCTTAATAATAGGCTTCATATGATTTTTCGGGAAAATCATAAGATTCTGTGTTTAAGGGTACATCAGGTGTTTTATATAAGCTTTACTGACATGAATGTTTACTGACATTTACTTCTACTACTGCAGTATTTTCTCCCAGTATCACTATTAGACGGGCACGGGAAAGTTTATAGATGCAACGGGTGTGTATTGATATTTGGTACCTGCCTGCATAAGGGAAGATGAGTTGTGAGCCCGTGAGACCCAGAGTCACCCTGAGGTACTTCCTGAGGCCCGTGGGGCCATAGATATCCAAGCAGGGAAGAGCCTGAGTGGGGTTAGGGTTTGTCTGTAGGCTCACGGTGCACAGGAGACCGGGTAAACCAAATAGGTGGTCCCCGTGCAAATGTGAGATGAAAACTTTGGTGATGCGACCTGGAGAAGTACAACGTTCTATTGTTAGTGTACACATGTTTTCAGTGATCAATGTATCAGAAGCGAGTAACTTTCGGGACTTGGAGCCCTAGCGACATGATCAAATTGATCAAACAGAAATTGCAAGATTTCTTGACCTAAAGTACTAACGTTACTCACTTGCTCTTAGTTGACTTTTCATGAGTTGGGTTTGAGTTCCTTCACCACAGTCAAACAGCCAACATTCTCCTTCCGTCCTGAGAACCAGCGCTGAAGCACCGCGATGGGGGGACGGATATGCAGATCCAGTCCC
The Gadus macrocephalus chromosome 6, ASM3116895v1 DNA segment above includes these coding regions:
- the elac1 gene encoding zinc phosphodiesterase ELAC protein 1; this encodes MTMDLTFLGTGSAYPSPHRGASALVLRTEGECWLFDCGEGTQTQLMKSQLRASRITKVFISHLHGDHLFGLPGLLCTVSLQTNPNPTQALPCLDIYGPTGLRKYLRVTLGLTGSQLIFPYAVHELETLPDQSPPEGQLSFEMTSESGALHPQEQLGRRVSLDVSTDCYMLFQDKRFVVKAFRLFHRVPSFGFCVQEHDRPGRLNTELLKELGLNPGPQYGRLKAGEPVTLENGRVLLSGEVMEEAIPGRKICILGDCSAIVGEGPLKACHRADILVHEATLADEQQEKAVEHGHSTPKMAAAVALACVAQKLVLYHFSQRYKPCALQKEGDDDDILLLKRQAEDALQGSGVDVTLAEDFLTLAIPLKR